A genomic window from Arvicola amphibius chromosome 5, mArvAmp1.2, whole genome shotgun sequence includes:
- the Pura gene encoding transcriptional activator protein Pur-alpha — protein sequence MADRDSGSEQGGAALGSGGSLGHPGSGSGSGGGGGGGGGGGGSGGGGGAPGGLQHETQELASKRVDIQNKRFYLDVKQNAKGRFLKIAEVGAGGNKSRLTLSMSVAVEFRDYLGDFIEHYAQLGPSQPPDLAQAQDEPRRALKSEFLVRENRKYYMDLKENQRGRFLRIRQTVNRGPGLGSTQGQTIALPAQGLIEFRDALAKLIDDYGVEEEPAELPEGTSLTVDNKRFFFDVGSNKYGVFMRVSEVKPTYRNSITVPYKVWAKFGHTFCKYSEEMKKIQEKQREKRAACEQLHQQQQQQQEETTAATLLLQGEEEGEED from the coding sequence ATGGCGGACCGAGACAGCGGCAGCGAGCAGGGTGGTGCGGCGCTGGGCTCGGGCGGCTCCCTAGGGCACCCGGGCTCGGGCTCAGGCTCCGGcgggggcggtggtggcggcgggggcggcggcggcagtggcggcggcggcggggcccCGGGGGGGCTGCAGCACGAGACGCAGGAGCTGGCCTCCAAGCGGGTGGACATCCAGAACAAGCGTTTCTACCTGGACGTGAAGCAGAACGCTAAGGGCCGTTTCCTGAAGATCGCTGAGGTGGGTGCTGGCGGCAACAAGAGCCGCCTCACCCTCTCCATGTCTGTGGCAGTGGAGTTCCGCGACTACCTGGGCGACTTCATCGAGCACTACGCGCAGCTGGGCCCCAGCCAGCCGCCCGACCTGGCCCAGGCACAGGACGAGCCACGCCGGGCGCTCAAGAGCGAGTTCCTGGTGCGCGAAAACCGCAAGTACTACATGGATCTCAAGGAGAACCAGCGCGGCCGCTTCCTGCGCATCCGCCAGACAGTCAACCGGGGGCCCGGCCTGGGCTCCACGCAGGGCCAGACCATTGCGTTGCCCGCACAGGGGCTCATCGAGTTCCGTGACGCTCTGGCCAAGCTCATCGACGACTATGGAGTGGAGGAGGAGCCGGCCGAGCTGCCCGAGGGCACCTCCTTGACTGTGGACAACAAGCGCTTCTTCTTCGATGTGGGCTCCAACAAGTACGGCGTGTTTATGCGAGTCAGTGAGGTGAAGCCCACCTACCGCAACTCCATCACCGTGCCCTACAAGGTGTGGGCCAAGTTCGGACACACCTTCTGCAAGTACTCGGAGGAGATGAAGAAGATtcaagagaagcagagggagaagcgGGCCGCTTGTGAGCAActccaccagcagcagcagcagcagcaggaggagaccACCGCTGCCACCCTGCTACTGCAGggtgaggaagaaggggaagaagattGA